In the Leptospira terpstrae serovar Hualin str. LT 11-33 = ATCC 700639 genome, TTGAGTAAGCTAAACTTATAAATATTTCAATTATTAAAACTATTCTTACAAGCGCCGCATAATAATTAGGCATCCAGTTTAGCTGATGTATTTTGACTTCGTCGTCATTATGTGCTTTTTTCGGAGAAAAACGTTCAGGGAAGATTTTTGGTATAGCTGTTGATCCTTGTAATTTTGAAAATTCTCTTATATTGGATACTATTAATTGGTCTCTTCTGAAACTTGCAGAGTAAGACGAGAGTAAACTAATAAAGGCTAATAGTATTAAGTTAGAAATGAAGTATACTGCCGCATAATCCAAAAATTGAATAGAAATTACTCCCTTTATAGTTCTTTCAAAATTATTGGTTACATATCCAAAACCTAATAGAACTGGTGCAATAATCGCTAAGAATGAATAAACTGATGTCAGCTGTGTATTTTGATTAATGGCAAATTGTTCATTGAATTTTAAAAGTATTTCTTTCCTTATTTCTTTTTTTAAAGTTTCTTCTTCCATTTTTTTTTCCTTTTTGATTAAATTTATATAGCTTTCGCATAACGAACTAGGGGAGACGACGTTCCTCGTAGCTGAGCCTACGTAGTAGGCGTTAGCGTCGGCGCGCTTCTTGCGATCGCAAGAAAGCGTGACGGAGAGGAATGTGGCGCAGCCCAAGCGAGGCCTTGTGCCGAAGCGAAGCGTTTCCCCGTTGTTATACGACGTTCGGAGTTAGAGAGGGGAGCTACAGTTCACCTTTTATTAGTTTTTCTATTTTATCTTTTGGCGATTTATAATCATTGTCACCAAAACCTTTAGAATTCATTTGTATTTTTAATTTTTCGAAATTTAATCCAGTACATGGTCCAGAAGGATTTGAATTATTTATTCCCGCCATCCAATTACATGCCATTTTGAAATAACCGAAAGCATTTGGATGAATACCATCAGGTGAGTAATCATTTTGATCATTTAAGAGATTAAACATATTTACTACCCTGACTCTAGCTTTTATAATTGGTGGTAGAGCGTTATATTTACTATCAATAAGACTATTGTATAATTGTATTTGGGAATTTAGATTTGAAAACTGTTGATTAATGGAGGAAATTTGAATTATTTTAGCAACAACGACAGTCGTATTTGTATTTGCTGCTAGAATATTATTAATAATAATAAATAGGTTATTTGCAGCGGTTTCGTAAGATTTATTTTGTAGAATGTCATTTGTACCAGCATGTAATAATGTAAAGTTGGAAAAACTAGCGAAGGTTGAGATTTGAATTAGCTGGTCTGTTCGATAACCTGGATAACCATCATGAGTTTGAGTATTAGTTATCCATTGTAAATTATAGGATCCACCGCTTTGGTAACCTTCAGTAGTAAAATATAATCCTAAACCTTGAGTAGCAAGTAAAGTCAACCATCCTCTATATCCACCTCCAGCCAATGCAGGAGGCATACAAAGTTGTTGGTTAATTTGTGAAACGTAACAATTACCCCAATCAGAAAAACCAACACCATAAGTGATAGAATCACCGAAAGGTCGAATAAGAATGGGCTGTAACGATTGTGCAGTTAAACTAGTTAAGTTGGAATAGATGACTAGTAGACAGGCAAATAGGATTTTCTTAATATTTTGTTTCATATTTTTCTCTTTTATTAAAATTTATTCCGACGAATGTCGTATAACGAACTAGCCTTACCGACGTTGTCCGTAGCTGAGCCTCCGATGGAGGCGTTAGCGTCGGCGCGTTTTCTTGCAAAGCAAGAAACGTGACGGAGGACAATGTGGCTTTAGCCCGAGCAAGGGTTTGCGGAGCAAATCCCGCAGCGTAGCGGTAAGGCGCTGTTATGCGTAGTTAAAAATGAGATAGTAGCTCTACGGCTATTTCCGGATCGGAAGTCACTTTGCAGTTAAAGTTATTAATCATTTTTAATTGTTTATTATTTATCAAACTAGAAATGTGTCCATCTGTAAGGAAGATATCCGAATATGGTATTGCAACTTTAGAGTGGAGAATATCAAAGCTTAAACTTTTTTGATATTCCATTTGTTTATTCCATCTAATTAGACTATGGATGCCCGCTCCAATGGAAACGGTCGGAAATAGGTTGAATTTTTTTTCTTTATGCAAGATGTAAAAAATATAGTTACGGATAGCTATTGCTTCTGATTTTAAATCATCTTCTTTCTGTCCAAGATTCCTTAATGCTGTAGGAATATATTCGGTATAGAAATCAAGTGAGCCTAATATTTCTTTTCCTAATAGCTCGTCAAATGAATTTGAATCATTTAGGTTTTCTGCTTTTCCCGTTGTCAAAATATTGAAAATTTCTTCTTCATGATCTTCGATATTCTGAAATTTCCCGAGATCCATCTCTGGATTTAGAAATATATCAGTAAGACTTTTTTCCCAGCTAAAATTTAAGTAAGAATTCTCTAATTCTTCTTTATTTTCAAATTCGTTGAAATTTGGGAAGTTTGCTTGGTACGCAAAAATGGGCTTAGTATATATTGACTTCCTTCTCTCTTGAAAATCAATTAATTTTCCTTTAGCAAATAATACTGCATATTTTAACTCATTTAGTTCTCTCTCAATCATAGGAATAATGCAGAAGTTTTTTGAAAGCTTTTGGAATATTTGAATTAAACTACTATATTTATTGTATTTTTTTTTCTTAAAATTTTCTCTTATATGAATATCTGAAATTAGAGTGATGGCTCTCTTTTTTTCGACATTATCTAGTATAACTTTGTAAAGTTCAGGTATCCCTTTCCTAACTTCTAGATTGTTTTCAAATTTTATGAAATCTATCCAGTAGTTTAAATCTAGATAAATAATTTTACAGTCTTGATATTGGTAAAAAAGTTCACGATTTTTGTTTAAAAATTTTTCAAATGAATTCATTTTTAATTACGCATAACGAACTAGGGGAGACGACGTTCCTCGTAGCTGAGCCTGCGAACGCAGGCGTTAGCGTCGGCGCGCTTCTTGCGATCGCAAGAAAGCGTGACGGAGAGGAATGTGGCGCAGCCCAAGCGAGGCCGAAGTGCCGAAGCGAAGCGTTTCCCCGTTGTTATGCGCTGGAATCTTTATGGTAATTAGTAGTTTTCGGATACTTTTGATACCTTGAAGTTAAAGATGTTTTCGATCCCAAATAGTAAATTGTCTTTTGTTTCGACGGAAGGATACTTTACTATATTGTTTATGTTGGATAGAATGTCCTTCTTTTTGGTATTGTTTAGCTTTTCCCAAAAGTCTATATTGATTGCCGTGCAATCACATCTCGTTATTATGAATCTTGCCAAAGCTTCGGGTAATTTAGCATTTTCTTTCGATTCTTTTGTATATTCCTTGAGTGAATTAAAAAAAGCTAAACATGCATAATCACTTTTAGAGTCCCATACAAAAAGAATTCCCCAACCTTCCTCTAATTTAACTGACGAGAATGCAAGAAGCCCAAATAGAATGTCGGTTCTCGAAATATTCTGAATTTGATTTCCTTGAAAATCATAGTCTAAAAAAGTTGCTCCTGAGAATAGTATATCTGGCATTCCTTCTACATGAAATAGAGTAAATCTTATACTTTTAAAATCATTATTTGATAATAAGCTATCAAGATTTAATTTATGTTCGGTTAAATTCATCATTCCTATTAGAATTCCTAATTCAAAGCTATTTAATTTCAGATTAAGATTGTTACTTTCGGCAATTTTTTTTGCCTCATTTAAAAGTGTAATAGATTGTTCTTTTTGGATTATTGCTTTGGATAATGATCTGAATAAATACAAAAAAGCCTGTTTTCCTGATAGATCAAAATTGAGATTATCAATTTCTTCAAATATATAATTATCGTGATAGCTACAAAAACCTGGGAACGTGGTTGCTTTGGCAATTCCCTGCTTTTTTTCTTTTATTGTACCTTCTGGATTTCTAGCATTGAAGAAATTGTTTTCAAAGACGATTACTTCCCCATTTTTCGAAATTAGTTTAAGTAAAGATTGTGAAATTGCATGGGACTTAATCGGTTTATTAATACAGTTAATAGATAAGCACTTTCCTTTAAGTTTTATTTTTTTTATTATTCTTAATAATTCATTTTTTGGTGTCTTATTCATGATTTTAAGATTCTTGCGCATAACGTAACTAGCTAACCGACGTAGGCTGGCCCTGAGCCTCGCAGAGGCGTTAGGGATTGGCACGACGCTTGCGAATGCAAGAGGAGTGACAAAAGCCTATGTGCCGGAGGCCGAGCGAGGGCGAAGACCCGAAGCGAAATGGTTAGCGGCAGTTATGCGAAGTGCTAAATTTTCAATTATTCATATTTTCTAAATATGCTTTTGTTAAGAGTTCAGCTTCTATCCATTTTACAGTTAATTGTAGAAGAATTTTTAAATCACTTATGTCTTTGTCTTCCCATTTTTTTGTGTAATGAGTTTCATCATTTCCAAGCCATGCAGCTCTTTCTGCACAAGCTTTAATATTTTGATCTGAAATTCTATTTCTAATTGAATTACCAAGAAGCTCTTTTTTTATTTTTTCTTCGTCTTCGGGAAATTTAATAATAAGGTAATCTTTGATCAAAAATTCTAACGATTTTCGAAATCCTACGCCGGCAATATGATATAAATTTTGTTGCTCTGCAACGGAAGCCTGATTATAAATTTCGATAAAATTTGGTGATGTCTTTGTAATTTCTGTAGAAAATTCATTCTTAACTATAGTTTTGGGTAAAGAATATAAGAATTCATAGCTTTTTCCATTATGCTTAAAATAACTTATGAAATAAGATTTGCATTCGGAGTTTACACATAAATAGATTAATTCAATATCATTGTCTTTTTTTATTTGTCCGATTATTTGAATTGGTTCAATATGACGATTGCAAATCGGACAGCTATCTACAATTTTATTTGCGCTGAAGGTATTAGATTGTCCGGCTCCATGTTTTAGTGTAAGATTTGGCATTTTTAATTTCCTTTGTTTTAGATTTTAATTTTAGCATTTCGCATAACGAACTAGGGGAGACGACGTTCCCTGACCCTGAGTCCCGGAAACGGGACGTTAGGGACTGGCACGTAGTTTGCGGATGCAAACGAGTGACAGAAAGGGAATGTGCCGTAGGCCAAGCGAGGCCGTAAGTGCCGAAGCGCAGCGTTTCCCCGCTGTTATACGCAGTTGAGAATAGCTATGGTATTATTTCACCGCTGTGACTGCCATATATTTTCCCTGTAACAAGGCCTTGTTTATAATAATCATTCAATAATTTTAGAAAAGAATTTACATCATCAGTATTCTCCAAAACAATTTTATTGCTAGGTGATAATTTTAATTCTTTTTGTTCCATCTGTTGAAGAACTTGTTTCATTTTTGTGATTTCATGGCTATCTAAAGTAGTCTGAGTTCCTTTTTTTCCTATATTTGAAACGGTTTTAAGAATATTTTTGTTTTCTTTAATTTCCTTTTCAAGGAGAGCGATTCCTTCTATTAAGCCGGTATTTGTTAAAGTTTCAATAACTTCTTTAGCAAATTCAAGAAATTGATTTTCCATACCAACAAGAATTTCGAAATTTGATTTGTTAAGTATATAATAAGTATCTCCAAAGAATAAACAGTCAATCCTTGAGTCGAAACTCACTGTTTCATTTGGAGAAATTTTAAGTTCTCCATCAGCGCTGTCCCAGTAGCTTGATAACTTTTCTCTTAAATTTTTATCATCAGTGGCAATCTTTGAAGATGTTGATTTTCTGAAGCAGAGAAAAGAATTTTTATTATCATTAAATTCAATAGCATATGCCCATAAATTTTTTTTTACATCAGAAAGTGATTTCATGTGTTCTGTTTTCTTATTCATTAAGAGTTCTATTGTCTTATGAAAGGAAAGATTTTTGTCTTCTTTTAGTTTGCTTATTATACCACTTAAATCGTCGTTAATTATTTGATAATTTATAATATTGTATTTCCCGTTATTGGATAAATTTTTTAAAGATTCGAGTAGTGAATCTTTAAAAAATAAATTTATTTCGTTGGATAAATCTGCTTTGATCGGAAAATAATCGTATTTATCAATTGTTTTTTCTTTTAGACCTTTTTTTGGTTTTCTCTGAATAAAGTAGAAAGTTACATTAAGATTTTGCGAAGAAAGTATATCAATAATAGAATCGAGTTCCTTTACTTTTTTCATTGATTAGTTCCTGTAATTATTGAATAATATAATCTGCTTCCGATAGGTTTAATCTTAATTATATCGTCTTCGTTAAGATGGCTTTGTTCTGAGATTATCATTCCTTTGTTGGTTTTATTTGAATTTAAATATTTGAATTCAACCTGAAAGATCGTATATTTAAGGCTTAGAGTTGGATTTATTAATAACATTGATGAATTTGTATATATAAAAAAGGTAACAATTAGTAGAATTAATAGGGAAAAAAGACTTATTGGATTTGATAGATCTTGAAAAAGAAATGGTAATAGGTAGGTAAATAAATAAGACAATGATTCGTTATTTTTGTTTTCTATATCCGTAATAATTGCAGTATCGCCGCTAAAGGTTACACGTCTTTTCATATTTTTTAAAAGAAAGATAAGTCCAGTGAAACCATATAGAGTTAACACGGAAAAAATCGTAATTGCGCCAAAGTGTTGTAAATAAATAAAAAATCCCTCTAAATTTAATCCTGCCCAATGAATATAAATAGAGTAATCATATAATTGGCGAATAGTTAAAATAAGAAATAATGGAAAGTAGGATACTATAAATAGAGAGAAGCGAGCATTTTTAGTTAATTTGGTTTGATTTTCCATAGTAAATATTCCCTAAATATTTTTCTCAATTGCGTATAACGAACTGTATTTGTATTATATTTAATATTCTATTTCGGTCGTATTTACTGTGGAAATTCGTTTATTGTTTTTTCTTTAATGACTTCTGGTTAAACGTTTTTTTTGCCTATTGAGTGACTTTTTGAATAGGGCTTATTTCCGATTATTTCTTTTTATTTGTTATTCGTTTATCATGCGAATTTTGGTGATTTTCTGCTTTTACTTATCTTTATGAGACATAATATTGCTTTGCTTCTTTTTGAACATTGGGCATAGCTTCGCCCCCTGAGTCCCATGTTTTAAAAACGAATCTGAGTCTTTTTTCTGTGATGGTTTTCGCAAACGTTTTTTGAATAATACCTGGAAATTATCGTATAACACGTATTTTTTATTTTGATTTTATCTGTTTTTTTTGACTTCAATGCAATAAAAGAAAAATTGAATATATGAATGGATTGTTTTTTATTTTAGTTTGTTTTTAGATTGGAAAGGGTAATCTTTGTTCGTCGCTAATTAATTCGTTAAAATCTTCGAAGCTTGCAAAACCTGTCCAAATTTCTTTAAATGATATAAGGAGTAGTTTTCTGTAATATTTTTTGTCATATCTTATGGTTTTTTGATTGTTTTTACTTTCGATTCTTTCTTCTGTTTTATACCTTTCTCCTTTTTGCTCTGATATTTGGTTTACTACCAAATATCGGACTTTTTCTCCTGCTTGAACCCTTACACCCATTTCGAGTAAATCTTTGACTGCAACTGCACTAGGTGCATCTACACTATAGCCTTCTGGGTCTTGTGATGTTGATCTTTGTATGAGGAGTTCTTTCCAGTTAAGATTGCCGGAAGATAGTAGTACATCATATTTTTTGAATATTTGCAAGATCTCTTCTTCATGAGATTGCATTTCTTTTATTGTTTCGAATTTACACATCCATTCAATCATTTTGATTTGTGCAGCTTTTACGTATGGTGGAAAATCCTTTCTTCGTTGGACAATTCCTCGTCCTTTGAAATTTCCATTGAGAAAACGTCCCATGTAACGATTGGCAACGGGCATTTTTTCATCTGTAGTGGAAGGAGGAAAACATAACCAGGAGAATATACCTTCGATTTCCATTGCTATTTTTGTTTTTGCTAGTATTGTTTGGCAAACTTCTTTAAGATCTTCGATTTTGATAGGGGACTTATCTTTTTTTTGTATAAATATACAATCAGTGATTGCGTGTATTAAATCATATCCGTAATTTTCTGCTGTTTCTTTGGCGATAAGTAGCTTTTCTCTTCCAAAGGCAGTGACTGATTCATGGCTTTCTAGTTTTCCAAATTTTGCATTTCGATAACCCAGATAACCGAATGAGGTGACGAGCATCCATTTTAAACTAGATTGTTTTTGGTCTATTGCAGATTTGTCTGGATGATTTGTCTCTTTACATTGTTTTTTGTAATAATTCCTTCGCTCTACAATATGAGATAGTGCAACGGACACAATCCCCTTTCTTTTGTTACAGATTCGGTATCCAAGGGAAGGCACTGTTTCTGTAGTTGGATCGTTTGTACAACAGAGACAGTTGATTGTTTCTGGAGAGATATTGTGTAAGACCATCACCTTGGGATACATTTGCGAAAAATCTAATTGAGCTACATTTTCCAATACAAATCCATTTTTGATATCTGCTTGAAAAACGAGTCCCCCCTTATCTGCATTTAGCAAATCTAAGGCGGTCTTTGGAGCTTCTAGAGCACTTTTTTGCCAAGGTACTAAATAGTTCATTCGTAGAGCGACATCTACTTCGATGTAGGTAAGAGCTTTTCCTGTGGATGCCCGCGCCATTTTTTGAATGGGCAATCGAGAAATTCGGGAGAGTTCTATAATCCCCATTAGATCCGCTTCTTTGTAAACAAAACCATTTCTGGAATCTATATGCCATCGACCGAATAGAGGATAGGAGGGTGCCCTGTAGACTATCGTCCCGTAAGTATTGAAACTAGTACCCTTCGTTTGTATGGAACGTCGTATTGAGCTTGTTTTGTCCCTATCGAATTCTGTTGGGATATGGCTCTCCTGTGATGCCTTAAAAATATAGGGAAATATAACTTGGTCACCATAACTGGTGAGTACAATATCAGGATCATGTTTTTTGAATATTGCATTTAGTTGGTGGATGAGTTGGCTGGAATCACCAGTTGGGATTGTATACAACTCGGATTTTGTTTCCACCACAAGGGAATTGTTTACAAAGGGGATTCTATGACTTTTTTCTAAATAGAGTGATACCTTACTTAAGTCTGGAATTTTGTAATCCATTTCTTCGATATTTGTTAAAGAGCGAATCGCTCTGATTCGGTTGAGGCTGTTTTTTGTTGTTTCATAATTCACTTCTATGTAGGCAAGGGGATAAATATCCTTTTCGACCATATATCCTGTGGTAATTTCTATGTCTGAATGGTAGATATCATATTTTCCATATAAGTGAAAGAGTTTGTTTGTGATTTTTGGTAGGAGTTGTGGTTTGGAAATGACTAACTTAAGAACAGAGATCGTTTTGTTTTCATAGAATAGGCGTTTTTCGGTGAAGGTTGGTATTTCTATTAGTGCATCTAGTTCATAGAATCGTTTCACTAGTTTTCCTAGAATGTTTGGTGATGCGTTTACATAAATTGTGGGATAAAATTCATCAAAAAATAATCGGAGCTCTCCCGAGTCGGATTTTATCCATAGATAGATTTTTTGTTCTGAGTGGTAGATATCAAACAAGTAACCTTGGAATGTTTCCATAACATTTGGATGATTGGATTTACTTAACTGACATCTTTTGTAGACTTTTCTTTAATTCGTTCATTTCTTTTTTTGTTTCTATGAGCATAGAAAGTATCATGGAGTCGATGGGATATGGCAGGGATGCCATCACACCAGCTTGCACTTGTAATTTGGCAGTCCGGATTAGATCATCGAAGACCTCTTGGTCGGACTTGCGAAGAGATCTTCGAAAGTCTGATAGGTTTTCTTCGATTTGTAACATTTGGCGAGAATAGGGTGCAATGGTTCTTCCCATGTTAAAGTCCTGCGATAGAAGTTTTTCTTGTGCGAATGCGAGAGAGACCTTTGTCCATCTTTAGTTCCCAGAGATTTTGTGTGACACGTAGTAGTTTTGGAAAAAAGATTTGAAAGTTTTTATGTGAATAGGTCCAAGATTCAATGATGAGTAGAGGAACATTCTCACTGGGAAATTTTTCAATGACACCTAACATCAAGTTTAATAAAAACAAACCTTCCTCATCTTTGACGTCACCATCTAAAAATTGTTTACAAGGAGCTAATAGAAAGTAGATGGTATTTTCTTCTTTTATGGTAAGAATGTTTTTGAGTGCATCTAAGATTTGATAGGGGGTGAATGCTCTTTGGATTCGAATTTTTTCTAAAAATGGTTCTGGCGCTAAATTCTGTTTTCGTGTTTCTTCTGCGATGGTGAAGGGATTAAAACGAATGGCACAATCCAAATTAAAAACCTGAAATCCCGAACAAACCATGGCAT is a window encoding:
- a CDS encoding GDSL-type esterase/lipase family protein, giving the protein MKQNIKKILFACLLVIYSNLTSLTAQSLQPILIRPFGDSITYGVGFSDWGNCYVSQINQQLCMPPALAGGGYRGWLTLLATQGLGLYFTTEGYQSGGSYNLQWITNTQTHDGYPGYRTDQLIQISTFASFSNFTLLHAGTNDILQNKSYETAANNLFIIINNILAANTNTTVVVAKIIQISSINQQFSNLNSQIQLYNSLIDSKYNALPPIIKARVRVVNMFNLLNDQNDYSPDGIHPNAFGYFKMACNWMAGINNSNPSGPCTGLNFEKLKIQMNSKGFGDNDYKSPKDKIEKLIKGEL
- a CDS encoding DUF4145 domain-containing protein translates to MPNLTLKHGAGQSNTFSANKIVDSCPICNRHIEPIQIIGQIKKDNDIELIYLCVNSECKSYFISYFKHNGKSYEFLYSLPKTIVKNEFSTEITKTSPNFIEIYNQASVAEQQNLYHIAGVGFRKSLEFLIKDYLIIKFPEDEEKIKKELLGNSIRNRISDQNIKACAERAAWLGNDETHYTKKWEDKDISDLKILLQLTVKWIEAELLTKAYLENMNN
- a CDS encoding Kiwa anti-phage protein KwaB-like domain-containing protein encodes the protein MKKVKELDSIIDILSSQNLNVTFYFIQRKPKKGLKEKTIDKYDYFPIKADLSNEINLFFKDSLLESLKNLSNNGKYNIINYQIINDDLSGIISKLKEDKNLSFHKTIELLMNKKTEHMKSLSDVKKNLWAYAIEFNDNKNSFLCFRKSTSSKIATDDKNLREKLSSYWDSADGELKISPNETVSFDSRIDCLFFGDTYYILNKSNFEILVGMENQFLEFAKEVIETLTNTGLIEGIALLEKEIKENKNILKTVSNIGKKGTQTTLDSHEITKMKQVLQQMEQKELKLSPSNKIVLENTDDVNSFLKLLNDYYKQGLVTGKIYGSHSGEIIP
- a CDS encoding DNA polymerase domain-containing protein, which produces METFQGYLFDIYHSEQKIYLWIKSDSGELRLFFDEFYPTIYVNASPNILGKLVKRFYELDALIEIPTFTEKRLFYENKTISVLKLVISKPQLLPKITNKLFHLYGKYDIYHSDIEITTGYMVEKDIYPLAYIEVNYETTKNSLNRIRAIRSLTNIEEMDYKIPDLSKVSLYLEKSHRIPFVNNSLVVETKSELYTIPTGDSSQLIHQLNAIFKKHDPDIVLTSYGDQVIFPYIFKASQESHIPTEFDRDKTSSIRRSIQTKGTSFNTYGTIVYRAPSYPLFGRWHIDSRNGFVYKEADLMGIIELSRISRLPIQKMARASTGKALTYIEVDVALRMNYLVPWQKSALEAPKTALDLLNADKGGLVFQADIKNGFVLENVAQLDFSQMYPKVMVLHNISPETINCLCCTNDPTTETVPSLGYRICNKRKGIVSVALSHIVERRNYYKKQCKETNHPDKSAIDQKQSSLKWMLVTSFGYLGYRNAKFGKLESHESVTAFGREKLLIAKETAENYGYDLIHAITDCIFIQKKDKSPIKIEDLKEVCQTILAKTKIAMEIEGIFSWLCFPPSTTDEKMPVANRYMGRFLNGNFKGRGIVQRRKDFPPYVKAAQIKMIEWMCKFETIKEMQSHEEEILQIFKKYDVLLSSGNLNWKELLIQRSTSQDPEGYSVDAPSAVAVKDLLEMGVRVQAGEKVRYLVVNQISEQKGERYKTEERIESKNNQKTIRYDKKYYRKLLLISFKEIWTGFASFEDFNELISDEQRLPFPI